GCCGAGTACGTGCCCGTGACCGACGCGCAGGCGCTCGAAGCCCTGCAACTCCTCACCCGGCTGGAAGGCATCATCCCCGCGCTGGAGAGCGCGCACGCCATCTACCACGCGGTGAGGCTGGCGAAGGAGCTGGGGCAAGGCGGCGTGATCGTCGTCAACCTCTCCGGGCGCGGCGACAAGGATGTGGCGGAGGTCATGCGCCTGCTGGAGATGGAGCGCGACCAGGGCCTGCTGGATAAGGATGTGGAGCAGGTCATTCAGGAGGTGCTGGCATGACCGCGACGTTGACGCGGGGAGCCGAGCGCATCCACGCCGCCTTCGAGCGGGCGAAGCAGGAGGACCGCGCCGCCTTCATGCCCTTCATGACCGCCGGGTATCCGAGTGCCGCCGAGTTTCCCGCCGTCGCCGACGCCCTGCTCGCCCACGCGGACCTGCTGGAGGTCGGCATCCCCTACTCCGACCCCCTCGGCGATGGCCCCACCATCCAGCGCGCGTCCGAGCAGGCGCTCGCAGGCGGCACGAGCACCCGGCGCACGCTGGCGCTCGTGAAGGAGCTGCGGGCACGCCACGACACGCCCATCGTCGTCATGACCTATGTGAATCCGATCTACGCCGTCGGGCCGCGCCAGTTCATGCGGCTCGCGCAGGACGCGGGAGTGGACGGCCTGATCCTCCCCGACCTGCCGCCCGACCAGGACCTCGAAATCGCCGACCTCGCCGCCGAACATGGCCTCGCGGTGACGTTCC
The sequence above is drawn from the Deinococcus sp. YIM 134068 genome and encodes:
- the trpA gene encoding tryptophan synthase subunit alpha; the encoded protein is MTATLTRGAERIHAAFERAKQEDRAAFMPFMTAGYPSAAEFPAVADALLAHADLLEVGIPYSDPLGDGPTIQRASEQALAGGTSTRRTLALVKELRARHDTPIVVMTYVNPIYAVGPRQFMRLAQDAGVDGLILPDLPPDQDLEIADLAAEHGLAVTFLIAPTSTPERVKLVADACTGFLYAVSVTGVTGAREGTALGEVPAMLALAREYARVPVAVGFGVKDAATARQVAQVADGVVVGSAFVNAVGAGQDVGALAASIAEGCRR